The genomic stretch CGGCAAACTGCGGCCTTTGGCACTCACAATTCCGGCGGTCGCACTGTGGTCAAAGCCGAAAGGCGAGCCAATCGCTAACACCCATTCCCCCACTTCCAGAGGAGCAGATGTTCCCATTTTCAAGACAGGTAAGTCAGTCGCATCCACCTTTAGTACGGCAACATCAGTACGTTTATCACTGCCAATCAATGTCGCAGGTAACTCACGCCCATCATTCAACTTGACCCTGATTTCATCCGCACCGTACACCACATGATGGTTGGTGACGATATAGCCATCCTGCGAATAAATAAAACCAGAACCACGTGAACTGCTATCGAAATCAAAAGGTTTGCCACCACCACCGCCATCACGCTCGAAAAAGCGCTTCATCAGTTGATCAAACAGCTCATCCGTTTCGGGGGATTGGAGGGAATCAGGCAGCATTTCACGCGGGGAAATACTTTGTTTGGTACTGATGTTAACGACTGCTGGGCCATTCTGCTTCACCAACTCAGTGAATTGCGGCAAATCACGGGCAAACGCCGCGCCTGCTGACAAGGCGATACACACGAGCACCACGCCCCGCAACCATTGCATTAACATGAAAGTTGCCCTCTTAGGCAATGTGCGCCATACCATTAAACACTGGCTGCCCAACGACACGTAAAATCACAGGCTGAAAGTCAGCAGACTGGAGGGAGCGTGAGCTAATCAGGTTAGCCAAACGCAAACCACCCACCAAACCCAGCAGCCCACTCAAGACCGTACCCAGCTCATTAACCACGCCAAACATAGCCAACACTTCACGCCCCAACACCGCGACGACCAACATCCCCAGCAAGGGCAGCATATAAGCCAGCAAGGAATAAATCACCAGCGCCTCACCTTGCATACCGACCACTACCGTATCACCCGGACGCGCATACAACGGGTTCAACACCCGCATTTTCTGGGGTTCCTTACGCATAAGATCAAATGGCGATGCTGTGGATGCGCACGACGTTTTCGATGCACAACCACCACATCCACCCGCTTTCTGTTGTGGAATAATCCACGCATAGCCCGATTCAACACTGACCACGGTTGCTGTCTGCTCAATCATCTCTTTGCCCTCATTGTTGACCATTATACTGGCATTATAACGAAGGGGGCTTGCTGCAAACTTAATCAAATTGGCTTTGTTTTCAATGGACTTTTCAATGGACATGTTGCAAAGCTTTACTGATACTTTTCAGGGTAGCGACAGGTACCTCGCCCACCAAGGTAATTTGGTGCTGATCCACTGCGGCAGCATAAATATTCATTGCACCCGTCGATAAACCCATGCTATCAAGGATGCCGGGCGCACCGGGTGGTGCAATAAACACTGATACGGAAGTCATCCCGTCTGACAGGATAATTTGTCGTACAGACGCTTGCCCGTTAATGCCATCCTGCTGTAAATCCTGAACTTGCTGAAAACCGGCAGGCAATGACGTAAACACCCAATCCATGCTCGGCATTGCTGCCACGGGAGCCACCACAGGCGCTTGCTGTATCGGCGTGGCATCAGCGGTTACTGCTGAAATATCCAATGCCGTAAACATCAACTGCTCAACCGAACGGTGCGAACGGTCAACCAGTGAATATTTCAACAACATACCGCTGTCAGGCTCAATACAGTAACGTTGCAGGTAACGCATTCCGTCACGCGGACGCGCCACCACCACTTGGCAACTGCGGTTAGCCACAAATTCTTCACCACCCAGATCCAGCGCATAGACCTGTTCCATTTGCGGCTGCACTTGCTGAAGTTTGGCTAATGAGAAACTTTCTACGTTCTCACCGTCTTCCCCAGCACCTTGCGCCAAGCGCACCACACTTTCCTTTTCCGCCCCATTTTCCAGCGTATGGCTAATCTGGTAATTAGAAAGCTCATTGCCCTGTGAATACACCAGCGTACCCGAATAATTCAACGTGTGCACAGCATTGCGCATTTTGGCAAGCAAATCGCTCGCCTCATCCGCCATGCTTGGTGTTGACCATGCCAGTACCGCTGCCAATACTGCGAGGGAAACCGTGTGCTTAATCGTTGGCATAGGAAACCGCCCGAATTGAAGGTGCGATCACGGTGGTAGAAGCATATTTAACATGCTGTGCCACATACTGTTTGAGGATATCGCGAGCCTGCGGGTCAATACGCCCCACTTGCTGGATACGCACATCCGTACTAGCCACCGCTGTAACGACAGTCGCCGTGCTTGGCTTGGTCGCTGGAAGCGCGGCTGCCAATTGCGCATCGGGCGCTTTCGGCTGCCCCATAAACAACACGCCACCGACTGCCACTGCCGCTACCGTAGCGGCCATGCCCATCCCCAACCAACGGTAAGAATGTACCTTGGTGGCAGTATTGGCACGAACTGGCATTGGCACGACCTTCTCCGCCGTGTACGCTGGCTCAGCTTCCAACTCATCCTGAATGCGTGACAACAGTGAAACGCCCTGCCCCATGGCCTGACCTTTACTCGCCCGCATCGCTTCACCCATAAAGGCGTAACGTGACAGGGTTGCACCCATTTCATCATCTTTTTTCAACTCATCGAGCAAGCGTCTCCGCTCAAACTCGCTACTCTCGTCGTCAAGGAAAGCCGACAAGAGTTCTTCTTTTATCGTATTCATTTATTTCACCTGCACCTTGAGACACTACCCTCGGAGGTTTAGCCAAGTAGCGGCCTCAATACTTTGTCAATCGACTCACGCGCCCGGAAAATCCGCGAACGTACAGTACCTATTGGACAATCCATTGTCACTGCAATTTCTTCATAACTCATACCCTCCAGTTCCCGTAACATGATGGCAGTCCGCAAATCTTCAGGTAGATCCTCAATCGCTTGCGAGACTGTGGTCTGAATTTCAGCGGTCAACAATTCATGTTCAGGCGTGGCATATTCCTTTAGAGCGGACTCACCCCCAAATTGTTCCGCTTCTGTTGCATCAATATCCGTATCAGGTAAGCGGCGATTCTGCGACACCAGATAGTTTTTCGCGGTATTAATCGCAATACGGTAAAGCCAAGTATAAAAAGCACTCTCGCCCCGAAAGTTTTTTAACCCCTTATACGCTTTGATAAAGGCTTCCTGCGCGACATCTTGTGCAGTATCGTGGCCATGAACATAGCGCAACACCAAGCTAATCACCTTGTGTTGGTACTTCAGAACCAGAATATCGAATGATTTCTTATCCCCAGACTGGATGCGTTGCACCAGTTCGAGATCGGTATAGCTCGTGCCCATCAGGGCCTTACTCCTTGGTTATTATTTCACTAAGACTATATGCTACATGCCGCAAAGCAAGATTAGAATAGTTAAACTTAATGAATTCCACCCAGAAACTAAGAGGGACGCATATGTACGATGTATTAATCATCGGTAGCGGCGCAGCAGGCTTAACCTTGGCACTGAGTTTGCCTGAAGACTGCAAGATTGCCGTATTGAGCAAGGACGTCATCACCGAAGGCAGCACCGTCTATGCGCAAGGTGGCATTTCTGCCGTGCTGGATGCCACCGACAGCGTGGATTCGCATATTGCTGATACCCTCAATGCGGGTGCGGGGCTGTGTGATGAAGCCGCCGTGCGTTTTACCGTGGAAAATGGTGCAAGCTCCATCAAATGGTTATTAGATGCAGGCGTCCCCTTCACCCGCGAAGAGCACGACACCAACCGCCTCCACCTAACCCGTGAAGGTGGGCACAGCCACCGGCGCATTGCCCATGCTGCTGATGCTAGTGGTGCTGCCATCGAACACACCTTGGTCGGGCAAGTACGCCAACGCAGCAATATCACCTTACTGGAACACCACATAGCGGTGGATTTAATCACCGCCCGCAAGCTAGGGCATCGCAGCAACCGCTGCATTGGTGCGTATGCGCTGAACCGTAAGGCTAAACGCGTTCAGACCCTACATGCACGCTTCACCGTACTGGCAACCGGTGGGGCAAGCAAAGTCTACCTCTACACCAGCAACCCCGATGGCGCGAGCGGTGATGGCATCGCGATGGCATGGCGTGCCGGTTGCCGGGTGGCCAACATGGAATTCATGCAATTTCACCCCACCTGTCTGTACCACCCTCACGCCAAATCCAGCTTGATCACCGAAGCGGTGCGCGGCGAAGGCGGACTCTTATTATTAAAAGATGGCAGCCGTTTCATGCCACGTTTCGACCCCCGTGCCGAACTCGCGCCGCGCGACATCGTGGCACGCGCCATTGACCATGAAATGAAGCGTTTGGGGCTGGATTGCGTCTACCTCGACATCAGCCACAAACCGCGTGATTTCATCATCAGTCACTTCCCCAATGTCTACGCCACTTGCGAAAAGTTTGGCTACGACATGAGCAAAGAACCCGTGCCCGTCGTACCCGCTGCCCACTACACCTGCGGCGGCGTGATGGTCGATCAAGACGGACACACGGATGTAGACGCGCTGTATTGCATCGGCGAAGCCTCCTACACCGGGCTGCACGGTGCCAACCGCATGGCCAGCAACTCCTTACTGGAATGCATTGTCTACGGCAAATCCGCCGCACAGGACATTATCAGTAGGTTGCAAGAACCCGCGCTCGACCTGCCCATTCCCAACTGGGATGAAAGCCGCGTCACCGATTCGGATGAGCGCGTGGTGATTACCCATAACTGGGATGAAATTCGGCGTTTCATGTGGGATTACGTCGGCATCGTGCGCACCACCAAACGCCTGCAACGCGCCCGCAACCGCATGGAATTACTATTGCACGAAATCGACGAGTACTACGCCAACTTCCGTGTCACCAGTGACCTGATCGAATTGCGTAACCTTGCCTTGATCGCTTGGCTAATTATCCGCTCAGCGATGGATCGCCCGGAAAGTCGTGGCCTGCATTACACCCTCAACTTTCCTAAAACCAACCCCAAACTCGATGGCATTCCCACGATTTTAGACCCCATTACCACCTACCATACGCATTAACAGGATTAACAGCAGTTGAATTTACGGTACAATCGCAGGTCATTATTTTGCTTCAGGATACGGCATGGAACTTTCTGCACTCACCGCACTTTCCCCTACTGATGGGCGCTACGCCAGTAAAACAGCGGCCTTACGCCCGTGGTTCAGCGAATACGGCCTGATTTACCACCGCGTACTGGTCGAAATCCGCTGGCTGCAAATGCTGGCGGCACACCCACAAATCAGCGAAGTGCCTGCGTTTTCAGCGGCAACCAACACGTTTCTGGAAAGCATCCTCAGCAACTTTAGCGAAACGGATGCGTTGCGTGTCAAAGCAATTGAGCGCACCACCAACCATGACGTGAAAGCGGTCGAGTATTACCTCAAGGAAAAAATCGCCGGGCAGGCAGAGCTGGAAGCCGTCAGCGAATTCATCCACTTCGCCTGCACCTCCGAAGACATCAACAACCTGTCTTATGCCCTGATGCTCAAAGGCGGCATGGAAAACGTCATTCACCCCGAATTGGCCACGACCATTGCCGCTATTCGCCAGCTTGCGCACGCTTACGCCGACATTCCGCTACTGTCACGCACCCACGGGCAACCCGCCTCGCCTTCCACCCTTGGCAAGGAAATGGCGAACGTCGTAGCACGTTTGGAACGTCAGCAACGCCACATACTCGCCGCGCAATACCTCGGCAAAATCAACGGTGCAGTCGGTAACTACAACGCCCACATCAGCGCCTACCCCGACATTGATTGGGAAACTACCGCTGAACAGTTCATCACCTCACTCGGCCTGACTTGGAATCCGTACACCACGCAAATCGAACCGCATGATTACATCGCGGAAACCTTCGATGCCGTGGCACGCGCCAATACCATCCTGATCGACTTCTGCCGTGACGTGTGGAGCTACATCTCACTAGGCTATTTCAAACAGAAAGTGATTGCGGGCGAAGTCGGTTCCTCCACCATGCCGCACAAGGTCAACCCGATTGATTTCGAGAATGCAGAAGGCAACTTCGGCATTGCCAATGCCCTAATGACTCATCTGGCGCAAAAGCTACCCATTTCGCGCTGGCAGCGTGACCTGACCGACTCCACCGTCTTGCGTACCCTCGGCGTTGGTTTGGGGCATACCCTGATTGCTTACCAATCCGCCCTCAAAGGCATCAGCAAGCTGGAAGTCAACACTACCGCCATCGCTGCCGACCTCGACGCCAACTGGGAAGTACTCGCCGAACCCATCCAAACCGTGATGCGTCGCTACGGCATCGAACAGCCGTATGAAAAGCTCAAAGCCCTGACCCGTGGACAACGCATTACCCCAGAAGGCTTGCGCGAATTCGTCAATACACTGGACATGCCGCAGGAAGCCAAAGACGCGCTGATTGCCATGACACCTGCTACTTACATCGGCAATGCGATTGCGCAAGCCAAGGCGGTATAAATGTTTGGTGATATTAGCGTTGAAGAATTCTTGCGAGATTACTGGCAGAAAAAGCCGCTGTTGATCCGCCAAGCCTTCCCCAACTTCCAGTCACCGATTACGCAGGATGAACTGGCGGGCTTGGCCTGTGAAACCGATACCGCGCGTATTGTCATCGAAAAAGGCGGCGAACACCCCTGGGAAGTTCGCCACGGTGCCTTCGACGAAGACGATTTCAGCCACTTGCCAGAAACCCATTGGACCTTGCTGGTCAACGACACTGACCAGCACTTGCCGGAACTGAAAGCGGTGATGGAACCGTTCCGCTTTATCCCCGACTGGCGCATCGACGACCTCATGATCAGTTTTGCCGTCGAAGGCGGCTCGGTTGGCCCGCATGTGGATGAATACGACGTATTCCTGCTGCAAGCGCAAGGGCAACGCCGCTGGCAGATCACCACGCAAGCGGCGCACCCTGACAATTTCCTGCCCGATCTGGAATTGCGCATCATGAGCGACTTTGTGGCAGAACAGGAATGGGTGGTAGAACCGGGTGACCTGCTCTACCTGCCCCCCAATGTGCCGCATTATGGGGTTGCCCTGAACGAATGCTTGACCTATTCCGTCGGTTTCCGCGCCCCATCACAAGCCGATATGTTGGAACGGCTACTTGAGGATTCACTGGAAGATCCACGCCTAAAGCAACGTTTCAGCGACAGCGGACGCCTGCCACAACAACATTCTGGCGAACTGACGACCACCGACATGGATAGTCTGGTGGACTTTTTGGTGGATGCACTGCCGCAAGATGAACAATCTTTACAGCTATGGCTGGGAAAATATCTCACAGCACCCAAAGCCAATACACCGTTGCTGGAAGCGGAACCCATCAGCCGGGCAGAGCTTAGCAAGCTCATCAGGAACAAAAAACGCTTTGAAAAAGCACTGGATGCGCGTCTTCTGTACTTTCTATCAGTCAATGACCTGCATCTATTTACGAACGGTAATCATTACGTCATTGATAGCCAACATATTCAATTTATTGAATACCTGTGCAAATTCCCCCTACTACTCCACAAAGATTATGCGCGTTTTTTGACGGAAGAAACGTGTTTTGACACTTTACAGACCCTACTGGAAATCGGGGTTTTTACAGCAAGAAAATAATGAATTTGCGCCGCTCATGATTTAAGCATTTCTTATATTTATCATCATGATGAATAAACTCAGCTAATGAGTATTCACCGCACATTCAGTTTTGAGCGATTAATATACTAAACAATAATTCGCTTATCTCCATAGAGATATTTTTTGTATTTTTGCTTATTTTTTATGTAACAGGGGAAAAACGATGGATTTCAAAAAGTCCATGCTTGCTGCTTTATGCAGCGTAATGGTTGCTGGTGTTGCTACCACCATGCTACCGGGTATTGCGAAAGCCGCTGACAGTGAAAGGAAAATTTCACTGAAACGCAGCAATCCCAATGAACCGATTGGACGCGATGCCGTCTTATCAAAAGTCAAAAGTACCTTTAAGGGGCGGGTACTATCAGTCCAGGAAAAGCCATTGCCCGGCTACCCGGATTGTCATGTCGTGCGGATGCTTTCATTAGAGGGCGAATATCTGACGATCAAAATTGCGTGTAGCGACTAAAGAATCTATCAAAAATCATTGAAATTATTCAAAGTTTTCATTGAATGCCCGGAATTCCCACAGAATCTCCGGGCATTTTTTTGATAATTTTTATTAATAACTGCCATTGATTGTTTTTTATTCCTAGCAAGCTGGTGTATGATTGCATTTTTAGGGGCTTGCTGAGTAAAAAAGCCCCCATATACACAATTAAATCATCATCAGTTGACGAACAG from Thiothrix litoralis encodes the following:
- a CDS encoding SoxR reducing system RseC family protein, which translates into the protein MIEQTATVVSVESGYAWIIPQQKAGGCGGCASKTSCASTASPFDLMRKEPQKMRVLNPLYARPGDTVVVGMQGEALVIYSLLAYMLPLLGMLVVAVLGREVLAMFGVVNELGTVLSGLLGLVGGLRLANLISSRSLQSADFQPVILRVVGQPVFNGMAHIA
- a CDS encoding MucB/RseB C-terminal domain-containing protein, which encodes MPTIKHTVSLAVLAAVLAWSTPSMADEASDLLAKMRNAVHTLNYSGTLVYSQGNELSNYQISHTLENGAEKESVVRLAQGAGEDGENVESFSLAKLQQVQPQMEQVYALDLGGEEFVANRSCQVVVARPRDGMRYLQRYCIEPDSGMLLKYSLVDRSHRSVEQLMFTALDISAVTADATPIQQAPVVAPVAAMPSMDWVFTSLPAGFQQVQDLQQDGINGQASVRQIILSDGMTSVSVFIAPPGAPGILDSMGLSTGAMNIYAAAVDQHQITLVGEVPVATLKSISKALQHVH
- a CDS encoding sigma-E factor negative regulatory protein; the protein is MNTIKEELLSAFLDDESSEFERRRLLDELKKDDEMGATLSRYAFMGEAMRASKGQAMGQGVSLLSRIQDELEAEPAYTAEKVVPMPVRANTATKVHSYRWLGMGMAATVAAVAVGGVLFMGQPKAPDAQLAAALPATKPSTATVVTAVASTDVRIQQVGRIDPQARDILKQYVAQHVKYASTTVIAPSIRAVSYAND
- the rpoE gene encoding RNA polymerase sigma factor RpoE; the protein is MGTSYTDLELVQRIQSGDKKSFDILVLKYQHKVISLVLRYVHGHDTAQDVAQEAFIKAYKGLKNFRGESAFYTWLYRIAINTAKNYLVSQNRRLPDTDIDATEAEQFGGESALKEYATPEHELLTAEIQTTVSQAIEDLPEDLRTAIMLRELEGMSYEEIAVTMDCPIGTVRSRIFRARESIDKVLRPLLG
- the nadB gene encoding L-aspartate oxidase; this encodes MYDVLIIGSGAAGLTLALSLPEDCKIAVLSKDVITEGSTVYAQGGISAVLDATDSVDSHIADTLNAGAGLCDEAAVRFTVENGASSIKWLLDAGVPFTREEHDTNRLHLTREGGHSHRRIAHAADASGAAIEHTLVGQVRQRSNITLLEHHIAVDLITARKLGHRSNRCIGAYALNRKAKRVQTLHARFTVLATGGASKVYLYTSNPDGASGDGIAMAWRAGCRVANMEFMQFHPTCLYHPHAKSSLITEAVRGEGGLLLLKDGSRFMPRFDPRAELAPRDIVARAIDHEMKRLGLDCVYLDISHKPRDFIISHFPNVYATCEKFGYDMSKEPVPVVPAAHYTCGGVMVDQDGHTDVDALYCIGEASYTGLHGANRMASNSLLECIVYGKSAAQDIISRLQEPALDLPIPNWDESRVTDSDERVVITHNWDEIRRFMWDYVGIVRTTKRLQRARNRMELLLHEIDEYYANFRVTSDLIELRNLALIAWLIIRSAMDRPESRGLHYTLNFPKTNPKLDGIPTILDPITTYHTH
- the purB gene encoding adenylosuccinate lyase, producing the protein MELSALTALSPTDGRYASKTAALRPWFSEYGLIYHRVLVEIRWLQMLAAHPQISEVPAFSAATNTFLESILSNFSETDALRVKAIERTTNHDVKAVEYYLKEKIAGQAELEAVSEFIHFACTSEDINNLSYALMLKGGMENVIHPELATTIAAIRQLAHAYADIPLLSRTHGQPASPSTLGKEMANVVARLERQQRHILAAQYLGKINGAVGNYNAHISAYPDIDWETTAEQFITSLGLTWNPYTTQIEPHDYIAETFDAVARANTILIDFCRDVWSYISLGYFKQKVIAGEVGSSTMPHKVNPIDFENAEGNFGIANALMTHLAQKLPISRWQRDLTDSTVLRTLGVGLGHTLIAYQSALKGISKLEVNTTAIAADLDANWEVLAEPIQTVMRRYGIEQPYEKLKALTRGQRITPEGLREFVNTLDMPQEAKDALIAMTPATYIGNAIAQAKAV
- a CDS encoding cupin domain-containing protein, with the protein product MFGDISVEEFLRDYWQKKPLLIRQAFPNFQSPITQDELAGLACETDTARIVIEKGGEHPWEVRHGAFDEDDFSHLPETHWTLLVNDTDQHLPELKAVMEPFRFIPDWRIDDLMISFAVEGGSVGPHVDEYDVFLLQAQGQRRWQITTQAAHPDNFLPDLELRIMSDFVAEQEWVVEPGDLLYLPPNVPHYGVALNECLTYSVGFRAPSQADMLERLLEDSLEDPRLKQRFSDSGRLPQQHSGELTTTDMDSLVDFLVDALPQDEQSLQLWLGKYLTAPKANTPLLEAEPISRAELSKLIRNKKRFEKALDARLLYFLSVNDLHLFTNGNHYVIDSQHIQFIEYLCKFPLLLHKDYARFLTEETCFDTLQTLLEIGVFTARK